Within Bacillus sp. FJAT-45350, the genomic segment GGGTGAAATGATAGGGGCATTAAATGGTGAAGAAACAAGATTTTCACTCCTTCTTAGGCCCAAAATTGAAGTAAAGCAGATGATTATTACTTTTTCTGATCCAATTGAAAGTGAAAAACATATTACTGCAAGATTGCTTAATGAACAAAGAACAGAAGTGAAAGTGGATGTAAAGGGTGACAAGCCAGTAGTGAATGTGATGCTGCCGGTTCAGTTAGATATAATCGGTATTCCAAGTCATATCAATTACGTAGAAGATATGGAGAAGCAGCAAATTCTTAAGGAACATATTGAAGCCGAAATAAAAGAAAAAACACTGAATTTAATAAAGAAAACACAAGAGGAATTTCGTGGGGAACCATTTTTATGGTCTTCCATTGTGAAAAGAAATTTTCTTACATTACAAGAGTATGAAAGCTTTGATTGGATGGCGTCATACCCAAAGGCTAAAATTAACGTTGAGGTAGATGTTGAATTAAAGCAATTTGGTAAGCATCTTAATCAAATGGATATAAGAAAGTTTAAGGACTGATGAAGTGGATATTGTGATGTTGTTGATTGGAGCATATCTTTGTTATTATACCTTCACCTATGCCTATATTCTTTGGAAGGATAAGAAACAAATAGGGGCAATTATTGTTGGAGGAATGGCTATGATTTTACTCATACTGCCAATTTGGACTATTTTGAACTAACTTTTAAGATGAATAATTTATTGTTAGTAGGGTACATATGTAATAAAGAGTTGTTAGGTTGCAGGAAAAAGCATCGTTGCCAAGGGAGAGTGATGAACGGTGAAACAGAAGACGACTTTATTAACAATTATTGTCTTGGGTCTATTGCTAACTGGGTGTAGTCATCATGGGGCTCATTTTTTGCATAACAAAACATTTGCTAGTAGTACATTACAATCTTCGATAAATCACAATCTACCAGTCAAGCATATGGAAACGAATACTAAGCTTGGGAGTTATACAACAGAAAAACCAAAACATGAGGAAAAGGAAAGTGTCATTGATTTTAGTTGGATAGAAAAAGGGTTCAAGGGACAATTAGTCGATACTGATCTTCCGGTAGGTACTTCTAAAGAAGAATTACTTGCACAAAAAGGAGAACCTCTTGATACTGGATGGTACGAGGGTGGCCTCTTTTATCAATATGAAGAAGAAACATATTTTATTCATCCAGATAGAGAAGTTGTTGTGGCGATTGCTAAACCAATTTCAAAGCTTGAGCTTAATGTACAAGATGTAAAAAAAGCATTAGGAAATCCAGACATTGATGAACTAAATGAAATGGAAGGGTTATGGATGATTGAATATAAAATTGGTAACTATCGATTAATGTTTGAAGCGGAAGAACAAGATGGAGCGGTTATCTACGTTTGGTTATTTGAACAAATATAAAAAGAAGGAGTAGTAGGGACGATATCTGAGCCCTATACTCCTTCTTTTTACTGTATGATAAAAGTTTAGTTTTCTAAGTTAATGAAAATATCTCCAGCATTCAGTTCTTCAGTTACTAATCCTTCTTCTACAAGCCACTGAATTACCTCTTCCCAAGATTCCTCAAATTGGCTACCAAATGCTTCTGTTTCAGTTTCCATCTTAGATAGAAGGATCTCTAAGCTTTGTTCTTCAACTTCACGAATAAGCGGGAAGTTTGCTTGGTCTTGGTTAGCAAATAAAATGTCTAGTGCTTCACTTGGGTTGTTTTTCATTAATTCATAACCTCTTGTAGCAGCACGCCAGAATGCTTTAATATCTTCTTCTCTTTCAGCTAACGTGTCTTCATTTGTAACGATTACTAATTCGTAAAAAGCAGGGACACCATAGTCAACAGGGTTAAAATAACGAACGTCATGTCCTTGGTGTTGTAATACTGGAAATTCATGATTAATATAAGTTCCAATGACAGCATCAACACGCTCAGAGACGATTGATGAACCTAATTCAAAGCCAACATCAATCATATTCACTTTAGAGAAATCTCCACCGTCTGCTTCAATCATTGTCTTTAGTAACGGTTCATTAACAGGAATCCCAGGATATCCGACATCTTTTCCTTCTAAGTCACTTGGAGATTGAATCTCACTGTCTTCCATTATCATCATATGATTCAATGGTGAGCGAACAATTGCAGCAACAGATACAACTGGAATGTCCATAGCTCTTGCTGAAATAACATCTGGCTGATATGTAATACCTAAATCGATTGATCCTGTTGCAGCTAAATTAATTGGGTCAGTTGGATTAGCAGGGAAGATGATACTCACATCTAAACCTTCTTCTTCAAAATAGCCTTCCTCAATCGCAGCGTATAAATAAGAGTGAACAGCATTTGGATACCAATCTAGCATTATATCGATTGTCGTTAAATCTGGTTCTCCAGTTGTAGCATCCGTTTCCTCGGTAATTTCTTCCTCGCCACCAGTAGCATCACTTTCTTCTAAAGGTTCATCTGTTCCACCGCCACAAGCTACTAAGCTAAGTGCAGTAGCAATTGATAAAAGATACATTGAAAATCTCTTCATTTGTTATTCCTCCATTTTAATGTAATTTGTTCTATTATTTTTACAATTAGGAACAGTAGAATTCCTAAAATAGATAACCATACGATAGGGGCAAAGACGCCTGCCCCGTCAAATTGAGTCATCATGCGACGACTAAAGTAACCTAGACCAGCGTTAGCACCTAACCATTCTCCTATGGCTGCACCAATAACACTTAAGGTTACGGCAACTTTGAGTCCGGAGAAGAAATAAGGAAGTGCAGATGGTACTTGGACTTTAAAGAATACGTCCCTTTTGTTAGCACCCATTGTTTTTACTAAGTCAATTAATTGTTTATTTGTTGAACGAAGACCATCAAAGGTACTGACAGTAATCGGGAAAAATGTAATTAATATAGTTACTACTACTTTGCTCCAAATGGAATAGCCAAACCAAAGAACAAAGATAGGTGCAAGTGCAATGATTGGTATCGTTTGAGAAGCAACGACTAATGGAAAAAATGTTTTTTCAGCAATGACGCTCATATTCATCCAAATAGCTAAAGACACACCAAAGATGATTGAGATTGCTAAACCAATTAATACAATCTGTAATGTCGCCGGAAAGTGAACAAACAACAGAATATTGTTTAGCTCTATCATCTTAAAAAAAATGTCGGTAGGGGCGGGGAGAATAAACTTCTTATCATAACTTTGTGCACTAATCTCCCAGATGAACATTAGAAGCGCGACAAGAATAACTGAACTAAAATAATATTTTAATGATTTCATAGCTTCACCTGTTTACGTAGCTTAGTAAGTAATTCCTGTTTTAGCTTAATCATTTCGGGCTTGATTAGGTCATCCACTTTTCGTGGACGGGAAAGAGGCACATGTAACTCTTCATAGTGTGAGAGCGGCTTATCGGAAAAAAGTAAAATACGATCTGATAAAAACAACGCCTCATCTATATCGTGTGTTATGAATAAGACAGATTTTTGATGCTGTTCCCATTGCTCTAGGAGCCATTCTTGCATTGCTAGTCTTGTCATAGCATCTAATGCGCTAAAAGGTTCATCCAGTAGAAGCATGTCATTTCCACTAAGCATAGCTCTAAGAAATGACACGCGTTGCCTCATTCCACCTGATAATTGATGTGGGAAATCATTTTCATGGCCAGCAAGCCCAAATTCTTTTAAAGTAGTTAATACTCTTTGTTTAGCTTTCTTTTTTGAAACACCTTGTATTTCTAATGGAAGCATTGCATTTTCTGTTACAGTACGCCATTCAAGTAGCATATCTTGCTGAGGCATATAGCCGACCTTGCCACAACGGTTGTTTTCTGGATTTCCATTTAAATTTATTTCCCCAAGTAGTGGTTGTTCTAATCCAGTAATTAATCGGAATATTGTACTTTTTCCAGAACCACTGGGGCCTAATAATGTAACGAACTCTCCTTGTTCAACCTTAAATGAAAGGTTTGAAAGTATGTTCAATTGGTCTGTTTTACTATAAGCAAAGGATACATCCTTAAAGGAAAGGACGTCGTTCTTCATATTAATCGACTCACTTTCGATAAAATAAAGAGCCACTTCAGTCATGAAGTGGCTCTAGGTATATGAGTAATATCATTTTTAAATCAAATTAAAAAGCTCATATGTATCCCATCCACTTCCCTACGCTAGTTTTAACTAGATCAGGTGTAAGGGTTAAGGCTAAAACCTCTCTCAGCATATCAGCACCCCTAGCGGAAACTATTTTATTATTTTTACTATAACTATATAGAAAACTAACATAAATAGACTATAAAAACAATATAAAACTTCTGGTGGAATTTGCTGAATGTTCAATGAATAATATAACTGTTTTATTATATGAAATACCAATTGAGTTGTCTTATAACAACATTTTTTAGAAAAAAATAATATTTGCAAGCGCTTACTAAATAGCCGTAACTACTGTTACATAAGGGTTTAAATTAACAGAAAATTAAGACTTATTTAAAATAGGCCAAAATATGAAAAAAGTGGTTGTAATTTATTTTTCTCTGTTATATCATAAGGACATAAGATAACAACCTGTAGTAATACAGAAGAGAGAATACAAGAAACTGACAATTAATACTATGTTTCTACTATTCTCGTACGACGCAATTACTCATTGTTAGACTTATAACTTTCTCATTTGGCAAAAAAACCTAACTTTCTCAAACAGGTGACGGCTCAATGTAAGCTACTCCTTACAGTCGTCACCAGACAAAACGGCAGCAAAGATTTTTTTCATAAAATTTCAACTTTTACTTATTTATTAAACAATTAAGGGAGATGGAGACTATGACAAAAGTAAACATTCAAGAAGCAGCTAAAAAATTGCAGGAACAATGGGACAACGACCCACGTTGGGCAGGAGTAACACGTCCATACTCAGCAGAGGAAGTAGTTCGTCTTCAAGGTTCTGTAGTTATTGAACATACATTAGCACGTCGCGGTTCTGAAAAGCTTTGGAATCTTATTAATGAAGAGCCATTCGTTAACGCTCTAGGAGCATTAACTGGAGGTCAAGCGGTACAACAAGCTAAAGCTGGTCTTAAAGCAGTTTACCTTAGTGGGTGGCAAGTAGCAGCAGATGCTAACTTAGCTGGACAAATGTATCCAGACCAATCTTTATATCCGGCTAACTCTGTACCACAAGTTGTAAAACGTATTAACAACTCTTTATCTCGTGCAGACCAAATTCAACATATGGAAGGCGAAGGTGACGTAGATTACTTCCTACCAATCGTTGCAGATGCTGAGGCAGGTTTCGGTGGCCAGTTAAACGTATTTGAATTAATGAAAGGTATGATTGAATCTGGTGCTGCTGGTGTTCACTTCGAAGACCAATTAGCTTCTGAGAAAAAATGTGGTCACTTAGGTGGTAAAGTACTTATCCCAACTCAAAATGCAATCCGTAACTTAATTAGTGCTCGTCTAGCAGCGGACGTTTCTGG encodes:
- a CDS encoding DUF4309 domain-containing protein; this translates as MKQKTTLLTIIVLGLLLTGCSHHGAHFLHNKTFASSTLQSSINHNLPVKHMETNTKLGSYTTEKPKHEEKESVIDFSWIEKGFKGQLVDTDLPVGTSKEELLAQKGEPLDTGWYEGGLFYQYEEETYFIHPDREVVVAIAKPISKLELNVQDVKKALGNPDIDELNEMEGLWMIEYKIGNYRLMFEAEEQDGAVIYVWLFEQI
- a CDS encoding ABC transporter substrate-binding protein; amino-acid sequence: MKRFSMYLLSIATALSLVACGGGTDEPLEESDATGGEEEITEETDATTGEPDLTTIDIMLDWYPNAVHSYLYAAIEEGYFEEEGLDVSIIFPANPTDPINLAATGSIDLGITYQPDVISARAMDIPVVSVAAIVRSPLNHMMIMEDSEIQSPSDLEGKDVGYPGIPVNEPLLKTMIEADGGDFSKVNMIDVGFELGSSIVSERVDAVIGTYINHEFPVLQHQGHDVRYFNPVDYGVPAFYELVIVTNEDTLAEREEDIKAFWRAATRGYELMKNNPSEALDILFANQDQANFPLIREVEEQSLEILLSKMETETEAFGSQFEESWEEVIQWLVEEGLVTEELNAGDIFINLEN
- a CDS encoding ABC transporter permease, which translates into the protein MKSLKYYFSSVILVALLMFIWEISAQSYDKKFILPAPTDIFFKMIELNNILLFVHFPATLQIVLIGLAISIIFGVSLAIWMNMSVIAEKTFFPLVVASQTIPIIALAPIFVLWFGYSIWSKVVVTILITFFPITVSTFDGLRSTNKQLIDLVKTMGANKRDVFFKVQVPSALPYFFSGLKVAVTLSVIGAAIGEWLGANAGLGYFSRRMMTQFDGAGVFAPIVWLSILGILLFLIVKIIEQITLKWRNNK
- a CDS encoding ABC transporter ATP-binding protein; this encodes MKNDVLSFKDVSFAYSKTDQLNILSNLSFKVEQGEFVTLLGPSGSGKSTIFRLITGLEQPLLGEINLNGNPENNRCGKVGYMPQQDMLLEWRTVTENAMLPLEIQGVSKKKAKQRVLTTLKEFGLAGHENDFPHQLSGGMRQRVSFLRAMLSGNDMLLLDEPFSALDAMTRLAMQEWLLEQWEQHQKSVLFITHDIDEALFLSDRILLFSDKPLSHYEELHVPLSRPRKVDDLIKPEMIKLKQELLTKLRKQVKL
- the aceA gene encoding isocitrate lyase, producing the protein METMTKVNIQEAAKKLQEQWDNDPRWAGVTRPYSAEEVVRLQGSVVIEHTLARRGSEKLWNLINEEPFVNALGALTGGQAVQQAKAGLKAVYLSGWQVAADANLAGQMYPDQSLYPANSVPQVVKRINNSLSRADQIQHMEGEGDVDYFLPIVADAEAGFGGQLNVFELMKGMIESGAAGVHFEDQLASEKKCGHLGGKVLIPTQNAIRNLISARLAADVSGVPTVIVARTDADAADLITSDIDDNDKPFIKQGERTAEGFYRTNCGIDQAISRGLAYAPYADLIWCETSKPSLEEAKQFADAIHAKFPGKMLAYNCSPSFNWEANLDKATIEEYQRELGKMGYKFQFVTLAGFHALNYSMFELARGYKTRGMGAYSELQQAEFAAEEFGYTATRHQREVGTGYFDEVAQTITGGTSSTTALKGSTEEAQFQK